One part of the Nocardioides zeae genome encodes these proteins:
- a CDS encoding ABC transporter ATP-binding protein produces MSGVRGTVAADRAGAPVVDESGRVSLRGVGKRYETKRGPVDAVADVDLEVAPGEFVAIVGASGCGKSTLLRILAGFEGHTSGAVEVGGSPVRGPGPARGVVFQDYGLFPWLTVAENVRFGLRQQRWSRARAKRRAAEMIEVVGLTRFSDRFPGELSGGMQQRVAIARVLAADPALLLMDEPFGALDALTRTTMQHELKRLRAESGATVLFVTHSIEEAVYLADRVVVMAGGASHGEPGHIAAIVPVDLGDERDVNGPAFNDLERRIGALVHES; encoded by the coding sequence ATGAGCGGCGTGCGCGGGACGGTCGCCGCGGACCGGGCCGGCGCTCCGGTGGTCGACGAGTCCGGCCGCGTGTCGCTGCGTGGGGTCGGCAAGCGCTACGAGACCAAGCGGGGGCCGGTCGACGCCGTCGCCGACGTCGACCTCGAGGTCGCCCCCGGTGAGTTCGTCGCGATCGTCGGCGCGAGCGGCTGCGGGAAGTCGACGCTGCTCCGGATCCTCGCGGGCTTCGAGGGGCACACCTCGGGCGCCGTCGAGGTCGGCGGGTCGCCCGTGCGCGGGCCCGGGCCGGCACGGGGCGTCGTGTTCCAGGACTACGGCCTGTTCCCCTGGCTGACCGTCGCCGAGAACGTCCGCTTCGGCCTGCGCCAGCAGCGCTGGTCGCGCGCGCGGGCCAAGCGGCGCGCCGCCGAGATGATCGAGGTCGTCGGGCTGACCCGGTTCTCCGACCGGTTCCCCGGCGAGCTGTCGGGCGGCATGCAGCAGCGGGTAGCCATCGCCCGGGTGCTGGCCGCCGACCCGGCGCTGCTGCTCATGGACGAGCCGTTCGGGGCGCTCGACGCCCTGACCCGCACGACCATGCAGCACGAGCTGAAGCGGCTGCGTGCCGAGAGCGGCGCGACGGTGCTGTTCGTGACGCACTCGATCGAGGAGGCGGTCTACCTGGCCGACCGCGTCGTCGTCATGGCCGGCGGCGCCTCCCACGGCGAGCCCGGCCACATCGCGGCGATCGTGCCCGTCGACCTGGGCGACGAGCGGGACGTCAACGGACCGGCGTTCAACGACCTCGAGCGTCGGATCGGCGCTCTCGTGCACGAGAGCTGA
- a CDS encoding VOC family protein: MAITTTGFSHVRLTVRDIEASRRFYDAVFGWEVAFELPADADEETREQLWFLFGGVIYQVPGGLFGLRPVAPGDDTFSENRVGLDHVAFAVPTRAELDRAIEVLDTIGASREDVKDAGAMWILEFRDPDGIALELSAPK; the protein is encoded by the coding sequence ATGGCCATCACCACCACCGGGTTCAGCCACGTGCGGCTCACCGTGCGGGACATCGAGGCGTCGCGACGCTTCTACGACGCCGTGTTCGGCTGGGAGGTGGCCTTCGAGCTGCCCGCCGACGCCGACGAGGAGACGCGGGAGCAGCTGTGGTTCCTGTTCGGCGGGGTGATCTACCAGGTCCCGGGCGGCCTGTTCGGGCTGCGTCCCGTCGCGCCCGGCGACGACACGTTCTCGGAGAACCGCGTCGGACTCGACCACGTCGCCTTCGCCGTGCCGACCCGCGCGGAGCTCGACCGCGCCATCGAGGTGCTCGACACCATCGGCGCCTCCCGCGAGGACGTCAAGGACGCCGGCGCCATGTGGATCCTCGAGTTCCGCGACCCCGACGGGATCGCCCTGGAGCTGTCGGCGCCGAAGTGA
- a CDS encoding DNA repair helicase XPB, with translation MNGPLIVQSDKTLLLEVDHEQAAECRKAIAPFAELERSPEHIHTYRLTPLGLWNARAAGHDAEQVVDTLLTYSRYPVPHALLVDVAETMARYGRLRLDKHPVHGLVLATTDRPVLEEVLRAKRVQGMLGERVDPDTVAVHPSERGNLKQALLKIGWPAEDYAGYVDGEAHPISLVTDGWELRPYQQEAAESFWHGGSGVVVLPCGAGKTLVGAASMAQAQATTLILVTNTVSARQWKDELVKRTSLTEDEIGEYSGSTKEVRPVTIATYQVLTTKRKGVYPHLELLDARDWGLIVYDEVHLLPAPIFRMTANLQARRRIGLTATLVREDGREGDVFSLIGPKRYDAPWKDIESQGWIAPADCVEVRVTLPEDERLVYATAEPEERYRLAACTSRKTAVVRDLVAQHEGQPLLVIGQYIDQLDELAAALDAPVIKGETSVKERQRLFEAFRSGEISRLVVSKVANFSIDLPSAEVAIQVSGSFGSRQEEAQRLGRLLRPGTPRPGEDRKVARFYTVVSRDTVDADFAANRQRFLAEQGYAYRIVDADELGV, from the coding sequence GTGAACGGCCCCCTGATCGTCCAGTCCGACAAGACGCTGCTCCTCGAGGTCGACCACGAGCAGGCGGCCGAGTGCCGCAAGGCGATCGCCCCCTTCGCCGAGCTCGAGCGCAGCCCGGAGCACATCCACACCTACCGGCTCACCCCGCTGGGCCTGTGGAACGCGCGCGCCGCCGGCCACGACGCGGAGCAGGTCGTGGACACGCTGCTCACCTACAGCCGCTACCCCGTGCCGCACGCCCTGCTCGTCGACGTCGCCGAGACGATGGCGCGCTACGGCCGCCTGCGCCTCGACAAGCACCCCGTGCACGGCCTCGTGCTGGCGACCACCGACCGTCCGGTGCTCGAGGAGGTGCTGCGCGCGAAGCGGGTGCAGGGCATGCTCGGCGAGCGCGTCGACCCCGACACCGTCGCCGTGCACCCCTCCGAGCGCGGCAACCTCAAGCAGGCGCTGCTGAAGATCGGGTGGCCCGCGGAGGACTACGCGGGGTACGTCGACGGCGAGGCCCACCCCATCAGCCTCGTGACCGACGGGTGGGAGCTGCGGCCCTACCAGCAGGAGGCGGCCGAGTCGTTCTGGCACGGCGGCTCCGGGGTGGTCGTGCTGCCGTGCGGCGCCGGCAAGACGCTCGTGGGCGCCGCCTCGATGGCGCAGGCGCAGGCCACGACGCTCATCCTCGTCACCAACACCGTCAGCGCCCGGCAGTGGAAGGACGAGCTCGTCAAGCGGACGTCGCTGACCGAGGACGAGATCGGTGAGTACTCCGGCTCCACCAAGGAGGTCCGGCCCGTCACGATCGCGACCTACCAGGTGCTGACGACTAAGCGGAAGGGCGTCTACCCGCACCTCGAGCTGCTCGACGCCCGCGACTGGGGCCTCATCGTCTACGACGAGGTGCACCTGCTGCCCGCCCCGATCTTCCGCATGACGGCGAACCTGCAGGCACGGCGCCGCATCGGGCTGACCGCCACCCTCGTGCGCGAGGACGGGCGCGAGGGCGACGTCTTCTCGCTCATCGGGCCCAAGCGGTACGACGCGCCGTGGAAGGACATCGAGTCGCAGGGCTGGATCGCGCCCGCCGACTGCGTCGAGGTGCGGGTGACCCTGCCCGAGGACGAGCGGCTGGTCTACGCGACGGCCGAGCCGGAGGAGCGCTACCGCCTCGCGGCCTGCACCTCCCGGAAGACCGCCGTCGTCCGGGACCTCGTCGCGCAGCACGAGGGCCAGCCGCTGCTCGTCATCGGGCAGTACATCGACCAGCTCGACGAGCTCGCCGCCGCCCTCGACGCCCCCGTCATCAAGGGCGAGACGTCGGTGAAGGAGCGTCAGCGGCTGTTCGAGGCGTTCCGCAGCGGCGAGATCAGCCGGCTCGTGGTCTCCAAGGTCGCCAACTTCTCCATCGACCTGCCGTCCGCGGAGGTCGCGATCCAGGTGTCGGGGTCGTTCGGCTCGCGCCAGGAGGAGGCCCAGCGCCTCGGCCGCCTGCTCCGCCCCGGTACGCCACGGCCCGGCGAGGACCGCAAGGTGGCGCGCTTCTACACGGTCGTCTCGCGCGACACGGTCGACGCCGACTTCGCCGCGAACCGCCAGCGGTTCCTGGCGGAGCAGGGGTACGCGTACCGGATCGTCGACGCGGACGAGCTGGGGGTCTGA
- a CDS encoding VWA domain-containing protein, whose amino-acid sequence MVDLTKRTETATASLVSLMKKAQDDGVDLGEVSAACVLVMDHSGSMRKLYKSGHVQDLAERVLALSLTGLDDDGDIQVVFFDHKPFPAETVNEGNYAGFVDRWDQGRHYGTTNYADTIATVLADVPSGGSPARGLSRFFTKSGSSGPAAMPTLVFFVTDGAPDSGTKQRVKQLLVEAADKPVFWQFIGVNGFKPTFLEELDEMPGRVVDNVGLTAFDGETATDEAWFGEVLREFVTSWLPAARRAGIVAPGG is encoded by the coding sequence ATGGTCGATCTGACGAAGCGCACGGAGACGGCGACCGCGTCGCTCGTCAGCCTCATGAAGAAGGCCCAGGACGACGGTGTCGACCTCGGCGAGGTCTCGGCCGCCTGCGTGCTGGTGATGGACCACTCGGGGTCGATGCGGAAGCTCTACAAGAGCGGCCACGTGCAGGATCTCGCCGAGCGGGTGCTCGCCCTGTCGCTGACCGGTCTCGACGACGACGGCGACATCCAGGTCGTCTTCTTCGACCACAAGCCGTTCCCGGCGGAGACGGTCAACGAGGGCAACTACGCGGGGTTCGTCGACCGGTGGGACCAGGGGCGCCACTACGGGACGACCAACTACGCCGACACCATCGCGACGGTGCTGGCCGACGTGCCGTCAGGCGGATCCCCTGCCCGGGGGCTGTCGCGGTTCTTCACGAAGTCAGGCTCCTCGGGGCCGGCCGCGATGCCGACGCTCGTCTTCTTCGTGACCGACGGCGCCCCCGACTCCGGCACGAAGCAGCGCGTGAAGCAGCTGCTCGTGGAGGCGGCTGACAAGCCGGTGTTCTGGCAGTTCATCGGCGTCAACGGCTTCAAGCCCACGTTCCTCGAGGAGCTCGACGAGATGCCGGGCCGGGTCGTCGACAACGTCGGGCTGACGGCGTTCGACGGCGAGACGGCGACCGACGAGGCGTGGTTCGGGGAGGTGCTGCGCGAGTTCGTGACGTCGTGGCTGCCGGCCGCGCGGCGTGCCGGGATCGTGGCGCCGGGGGGCTGA
- a CDS encoding ABC transporter permease: MRAALWRRRIGHTALGLGFVALLLLLWDLGVRGEWVLLFDIKMGFLPAPDVVARLLWDFAFGGLYDDAYSGTLLEHLGASALRVLAGFGLAAALAVPIGVLMGRFPLVNAALDPAVNLFRPVPATAWVPLVLLIIGFGSQATIFLITLSAFFPILLNTIAATREVPPRLVEAARMLGTTRVGVLMKVVVPAATPGIVSGLRIGLGLGWVILVLGEANGIDTGLGSMIMLAREQVRTDRVVVGMIVIGLAGFLSDRILVLGFKGLFGRRPLVRA; the protein is encoded by the coding sequence GTGAGGGCCGCGCTCTGGCGACGCCGGATCGGTCACACCGCGCTCGGCCTCGGCTTCGTCGCCCTCCTCCTGCTGCTCTGGGACCTCGGCGTCCGCGGCGAGTGGGTGCTCCTCTTCGACATCAAGATGGGCTTCCTGCCCGCTCCGGACGTCGTCGCCCGGCTGCTGTGGGACTTCGCCTTCGGCGGCCTGTACGACGACGCCTACTCCGGCACGCTCCTGGAGCACCTCGGGGCGAGCGCGCTGCGGGTGCTCGCCGGGTTCGGGCTGGCGGCGGCCCTCGCCGTGCCCATCGGCGTGCTGATGGGGCGCTTCCCGCTCGTGAACGCGGCACTGGACCCCGCCGTCAACCTGTTCCGGCCCGTGCCTGCCACCGCGTGGGTGCCGCTGGTGCTGCTCATCATCGGGTTCGGCAGCCAGGCCACGATCTTCCTCATCACGCTGTCGGCCTTCTTCCCGATCCTGCTCAACACGATCGCGGCGACCCGGGAGGTGCCGCCGCGGCTCGTGGAGGCGGCCCGCATGCTCGGTACGACGCGCGTCGGCGTGCTCATGAAGGTGGTGGTGCCTGCGGCGACGCCCGGCATCGTCAGCGGGCTGCGCATCGGTCTCGGCCTCGGCTGGGTGATCCTCGTGCTGGGTGAGGCCAACGGCATCGACACCGGCCTCGGCAGCATGATCATGCTGGCCCGCGAACAGGTGCGGACCGACCGCGTGGTCGTCGGCATGATCGTCATCGGTCTCGCCGGCTTCCTCTCCGACCGGATCCTCGTGCTCGGGTTCAAGGGACTGTTCGGCCGTCGGCCGCTGGTGCGGGCATGA
- a CDS encoding ABC transporter substrate-binding protein gives MPLRSSARSRTIPARVGTTAALVALLGSTVACTSTGGGDDDEVTTVTIGTLRGQPHFYAPFLYEDHATGDIDYEVVTLDTAPALNDALLSGTVDMAVGSITATIAGAAQGREVKVVAAASDGGSGFVATEGIDDITDLEGRPVGYLESSSQYVVLQLLLEEAGMTTDDVELVSLSAPDFFNAFSTGQVDAFLAPEIGVSLALGAGGTELASPYETEIGRVNIGLLASQEFIDEHPEAVQEVVDTHAATTDYMVDNQDEWLPELVEEYGGDEAVFATALDNFWLRSDLSPTYEEQIANLAAQMERLGMIEQAPAIDDVVDTSFASRDEPEDA, from the coding sequence ATGCCCCTCCGGTCCTCTGCCCGGTCCCGCACCATCCCTGCCCGCGTCGGGACGACCGCCGCCCTCGTCGCCCTCCTCGGCAGCACCGTCGCCTGCACCTCGACCGGCGGCGGTGACGACGACGAGGTCACCACCGTCACCATCGGCACGCTGCGCGGCCAGCCGCACTTCTACGCCCCGTTCCTCTACGAGGACCACGCCACCGGCGACATCGACTACGAGGTCGTCACCCTCGACACGGCGCCCGCCCTCAACGACGCCCTGCTGAGCGGCACCGTCGACATGGCGGTCGGCTCGATCACCGCGACCATCGCGGGCGCCGCCCAGGGCCGCGAGGTCAAGGTCGTCGCGGCCGCGTCCGACGGCGGCAGCGGCTTCGTCGCCACCGAGGGCATCGACGACATCACCGACCTCGAGGGACGGCCGGTCGGCTACCTGGAGTCGAGCTCGCAGTACGTCGTGCTCCAGCTCCTCCTCGAGGAGGCCGGGATGACCACGGACGACGTCGAGCTCGTCTCGCTCTCCGCACCCGACTTCTTCAACGCGTTCAGCACCGGTCAGGTGGACGCGTTTCTCGCGCCCGAGATCGGCGTCTCCCTCGCGCTCGGTGCGGGCGGCACGGAGCTGGCCTCGCCGTACGAGACCGAGATCGGCCGCGTCAACATCGGCCTCCTGGCGAGCCAGGAGTTCATCGACGAGCACCCCGAGGCGGTGCAGGAGGTCGTCGACACCCACGCCGCGACCACCGACTACATGGTCGACAACCAGGACGAGTGGCTGCCGGAGCTGGTGGAGGAGTACGGCGGCGACGAGGCCGTCTTCGCCACCGCGCTCGACAACTTCTGGCTGCGCTCCGACCTCTCCCCCACCTACGAGGAGCAGATCGCCAACCTCGCCGCCCAGATGGAGCGGCTCGGCATGATCGAGCAGGCCCCTGCGATCGACGACGTGGTCGACACCTCGTTCGCCTCGCGTGACGAGCCGGAGGACGCGTGA
- a CDS encoding glycoside hydrolase family 26 protein: MTHSVSLSRRTLLGAVGLAAAAVAAAPVLAAPASAAATTDRGYGVFLPAYPGSVDAVRTAGAAVGRMPELVTWYVAWSTKTAFPLAQVQEVTGLGALPEITWEPWDPARGTAQSTYSMASIAAGRHDSYIRSWARAAAAWGRPVRLRFAHESNGSWYPWAVGVNGTTASQYAAAWRRVVNLFRSAGARNVQFVWCPNIPFAGTPALASIYPGDAYVDVVGLDGYNWGTSQEWSQWGTFTDVFGAGVSELRSFTAKPLVLGEVGCAEAGGDKAAWIADMFAVLDAHPEIRGFTWFNAAKETDWRVESTQASLDAFRAGVA; this comes from the coding sequence GTGACCCACTCCGTCTCCCTGTCCCGCCGCACCCTGCTCGGCGCCGTCGGCCTCGCGGCCGCCGCTGTCGCCGCCGCCCCCGTCCTCGCCGCGCCCGCCTCGGCGGCGGCGACGACGGACCGCGGCTACGGCGTCTTCCTGCCCGCCTACCCCGGCAGCGTCGACGCCGTCCGCACCGCCGGTGCCGCCGTCGGTCGGATGCCGGAGCTCGTGACCTGGTACGTCGCGTGGTCGACCAAGACGGCGTTCCCGCTCGCCCAGGTGCAGGAGGTCACCGGCCTGGGTGCCCTGCCGGAGATCACCTGGGAGCCCTGGGACCCCGCCCGCGGGACCGCCCAGTCGACGTACTCCATGGCCTCCATCGCCGCCGGCCGCCACGACTCCTACATCCGCTCGTGGGCGCGCGCCGCCGCGGCGTGGGGTCGGCCGGTGCGGCTGCGGTTCGCCCACGAGTCGAACGGGTCGTGGTACCCCTGGGCCGTCGGCGTCAACGGCACCACCGCGAGCCAGTACGCCGCGGCCTGGCGCCGCGTCGTGAACCTGTTCCGCTCGGCGGGCGCGCGCAACGTGCAGTTCGTGTGGTGCCCCAACATCCCCTTCGCCGGCACGCCTGCGCTCGCCTCGATCTATCCCGGGGACGCGTACGTCGACGTGGTCGGCCTCGACGGCTACAACTGGGGCACCAGCCAGGAGTGGTCACAGTGGGGCACCTTCACCGACGTCTTCGGCGCCGGGGTGAGCGAGCTGCGGTCGTTCACCGCGAAGCCCCTCGTGCTCGGCGAGGTGGGCTGCGCCGAGGCCGGTGGTGACAAGGCCGCGTGGATCGCCGACATGTTCGCCGTGCTCGACGCCCACCCCGAGATCCGGGGCTTCACCTGGTTCAACGCGGCGAAGGAGACCGACTGGCGCGTCGAGTCGACGCAGGCCTCGCTCGACGCGTTCCGCGCCGGCGTCGCCTGA
- a CDS encoding putative quinol monooxygenase: MQDFSTDRHDQLLGIARFTFVEGGAATFKRLSARCMEIVRTQDSGTLQYDIYLDDDETGAVVIERYRDSSALIEHLENIGPELMQEVLATAVSVEGETLGRPSDELRARMSGGPVRLFAPFLSM, encoded by the coding sequence GTGCAGGACTTCTCGACCGACCGCCACGACCAGCTCCTCGGCATCGCGCGCTTCACGTTCGTCGAGGGTGGCGCGGCCACCTTCAAGCGGCTCTCGGCGCGCTGCATGGAGATCGTGCGGACCCAGGACTCGGGCACGCTGCAGTACGACATCTACCTCGACGACGACGAGACCGGCGCCGTGGTGATCGAGCGCTACCGCGACTCGTCCGCGCTCATCGAGCACCTCGAGAACATCGGGCCGGAGCTCATGCAGGAGGTGCTCGCCACGGCCGTGTCGGTCGAGGGCGAGACCCTCGGCCGGCCGAGCGACGAGCTCCGGGCGCGGATGAGCGGGGGCCCGGTGCGCTTGTTCGCGCCGTTCCTGTCGATGTGA